From one Oceanibaculum indicum P24 genomic stretch:
- a CDS encoding MFS transporter yields the protein MSETASPVRRPDRRAVFSWCLFDWANNSYPTVITTFVFAAYFTRAVAETPEQGTFLWGQATGLAGLAVALTGPVLGAIADRAGARKPWIFWFSLVCIAASAALWFVEPTSDHIPRALLLVALAALGYEYAGIFYNAMLPDLAGNGRTGRLSGWGWAAGYGGGLLCLVVALFALVQADPPPFGLDPELAEPVRATALLVALWYLVFMVPFFLWTPDRPRTSVPMAQTAREGLAELRRLLRDIRQYGTVVRFLLARMFYTDGLVTLFAFGGIYAAGTFGMSFAEIIQFGIAMNVTAGLGAFLFAWVDDWIGPKRTILITLVFLIGFGFAVLLVESVLWFWILALTLGLFVGPAQAAGRSLMARLAPVGKEAEMFGLFALSGKATAWAGPMLLGWATFAFDSQRAGMATILAFFVVGLLILLPLKEPPARRD from the coding sequence ATGAGCGAAACCGCATCCCCCGTCCGGCGACCGGACCGCCGGGCGGTCTTCTCCTGGTGCCTGTTCGACTGGGCGAACAACAGCTACCCGACGGTCATCACTACCTTCGTCTTCGCCGCCTATTTCACCCGCGCCGTCGCCGAGACGCCGGAACAGGGCACTTTCCTGTGGGGGCAGGCGACCGGACTGGCTGGGCTGGCCGTCGCCCTGACCGGGCCGGTGCTGGGCGCCATCGCCGATCGCGCCGGCGCCCGCAAGCCCTGGATTTTCTGGTTCAGCCTGGTCTGCATCGCGGCCAGCGCCGCGCTGTGGTTCGTGGAGCCCACCAGCGACCATATCCCGCGCGCCCTGCTGCTGGTCGCCCTCGCGGCGCTGGGCTACGAATATGCCGGCATATTCTACAATGCGATGCTGCCGGACCTTGCCGGCAACGGACGCACCGGAAGGCTTTCCGGCTGGGGCTGGGCTGCCGGCTATGGTGGCGGGCTGCTGTGCCTCGTCGTGGCGCTGTTTGCGCTGGTGCAGGCCGATCCGCCGCCCTTCGGCCTCGACCCGGAGCTAGCCGAGCCGGTGCGCGCCACCGCGCTGCTGGTCGCCTTATGGTACCTCGTCTTCATGGTGCCGTTCTTCCTGTGGACGCCGGACCGGCCGCGCACCAGCGTGCCGATGGCGCAGACGGCGCGCGAGGGGCTGGCAGAGCTGCGCCGGCTACTGCGCGATATCCGCCAGTACGGCACGGTCGTGCGTTTCCTGCTGGCGCGCATGTTCTACACCGACGGGCTGGTGACCCTGTTCGCCTTTGGCGGCATCTATGCCGCCGGCACTTTCGGCATGAGCTTCGCCGAGATCATCCAGTTCGGCATCGCCATGAATGTGACCGCCGGGCTGGGGGCTTTCCTCTTCGCCTGGGTGGATGACTGGATCGGCCCGAAGCGTACCATCCTGATCACCCTGGTCTTCCTGATCGGCTTCGGCTTTGCCGTGCTGCTGGTCGAGAGCGTGCTGTGGTTCTGGATTCTGGCGCTGACGCTGGGCCTGTTCGTTGGACCGGCGCAGGCTGCCGGGCGCAGCCTGATGGCCCGGCTGGCGCCGGTGGGGAAGGAGGCGGAGATGTTCGGCCTGTTCGCCCTGTCCGGCAAGGCGACCGCCTGGGCAGGGCCGATGCTGCTGGGCTGGGCGACCTTCGCCTTCGACAGCCAGCGCGCCGGCATGGCGACCATCCTGGCCTTCTTTGTCGTGGGGCTGCTGATCCTGCTGCCGCTGAAGGAACCGCCGGCGCGGCGGGACTAG
- a CDS encoding NAD-glutamate dehydrogenase — MLGKLETRKQEAIDAVIDLARQRLTPDHCRALEPFIRLFYGHVPPDDILERETEDLLGAALSTWSFVAQRPANTPKVRAFSPTFEAHGWHSLHSAIEIVNDDMPFLVDSVTAELARHGMTVHLVIHPIARVRRDQTGKLIELLPPEAEAKDGQLESIMHIEASEQSDLAALEHIQERLGQVLSDVRAAVEDWRKMRAAVLGEVESIEKAPPANLAADELAEACAFLRWMEADHFTFLGYREYAYTGRGKQAKREVVPGTGLGILRDPEVQVFDGMRELGQLPDDVRDYLLTPTILDVVKTNRLATVHRPVHMDSIAVKRFDDAGTVIGERRFVGLFTSVAYNQSPTSIPLLRLKVARILTRAGFPPASHDGKAMVNILETFPRDELFQINDDELFEMALGILHLQERQRTALFVRRDAFERHISCLVYVPRDNFNTDLRLKIQALLEKSFNGTLAAFYTQLSDSVLARVHYIIKTTRGEIPPYDVKELEARIVEAGRSWTDRLSEALIEAKGEERGMALFKTYGRAFPVSYTEYFNAQSALLDIDRIEALSANRPLVMNLYRPIGAAEHEVHFKVYRMGQPVPLSDILPMLENMGLRAISEVPFEVEPAGLGASVWVHDFSLHAADAGPIDLARAKQKFQDAFAAVWDGETEDDAFNRLVLRGGLSAREAAIIRAYAKYLRQTGFTFSQDYIEQTLAKYADIARLVVALFTARFDPTNRKDADVREGGILVEIEHALDAVSSLDEDRILRRFVNLVQATLRTNAFQKGPDGRPKPYISFKLNSQRIDELPLPRPMVEIWVYSPRVEAVHLRGGKVARGGIRWSDRKEDFRTEVLGLMKAQMVKNAVIVPVGSKGGFVVKRPPAEGGREALMEEVIVCYKLFMCGMLDITDNVSGADIVPPPDVVRHDEDDPYLVVAADKGTATFSDIANSVSIDYGFWLGDAFASGGSAGYDHKKMGITARGAWEGVKRHFRELGHDIQSENFTVAGVGDMSGDVFGNGMLLSRHIRLIAAFNHLHIFIDPDPDPATSFAERKRLFDLPRSSWADYDTKVLSKGGAVFDRKAKSLKLSPEARKALGIAEETLTPTALMTAILKAEIDLLWFGGIGSYVKARSESHADAGDRANDAIRINGHAIRARVVGEGANLGMTQRGRIEYALSGGRLNTDFIDNSAGVDCSDHEVNIKVLLGGVVQAGDMTEKQRNKLLEQMTDDVGEHVLRHNYLQTQAISMEEARGGELLDLHARLMRHLERAGKLDRAIEFLPDDDTIADRASANAGLTRPELAILLSYSKIALYNDLLASDLPDDPLLVEDLQRYFPERLRVPFRDYIAGHRLRREIVTTVTTNSMVNRVGSAFVDSIREKTGQSAVDIARAYTISREAFSLRDRWAEIEALDGKAPADVQVGMLLEYGRLVERATLWFLANATRPLDISAEISRFGPGIATLCKALDTVIPEADMGSLKLRKAELQKHGVSASLASEIVAIDYLLSAPDIVKIAEMAGGKTDIVDVARIYFAVGTRFGLDWLRNAADGLTLDNHWQKIAVDSAVGDLYSHQALLTQSVLATTGKAAKGKGEDKIESWVSENRAAADKAAQLLADFRNTPGGVDLAMLTVANAQLRALLPA, encoded by the coding sequence ATGCTCGGCAAGCTCGAAACCCGCAAGCAGGAGGCGATCGACGCCGTAATCGATCTGGCCCGGCAACGCCTGACGCCGGATCATTGCCGGGCGCTGGAGCCGTTCATCCGCCTGTTCTATGGGCATGTCCCCCCCGACGACATTCTGGAACGCGAGACCGAGGATTTGCTGGGCGCCGCCCTCTCGACCTGGAGCTTCGTCGCGCAGCGCCCCGCCAACACGCCGAAAGTCCGCGCCTTTTCACCCACCTTCGAGGCCCATGGCTGGCATTCGCTGCACAGCGCCATCGAGATCGTGAATGACGATATGCCGTTCCTCGTCGATTCGGTTACGGCGGAACTGGCCCGGCATGGCATGACCGTGCATCTCGTCATCCATCCGATTGCCCGCGTGCGCCGCGACCAGACGGGCAAGCTGATCGAGCTGTTGCCGCCGGAGGCCGAGGCAAAAGACGGGCAGCTGGAATCGATCATGCACATCGAGGCCTCCGAGCAGTCGGACCTCGCGGCCCTGGAACATATTCAGGAACGCCTTGGCCAGGTGCTGTCGGACGTCCGCGCCGCGGTCGAGGACTGGCGCAAGATGCGCGCCGCCGTACTGGGAGAAGTCGAAAGCATCGAGAAGGCGCCGCCGGCCAATCTGGCCGCGGATGAGCTGGCCGAAGCCTGCGCCTTCCTGCGCTGGATGGAGGCGGATCACTTCACCTTCCTCGGCTACCGCGAATATGCCTATACCGGTCGCGGCAAACAGGCCAAGCGCGAGGTCGTGCCGGGCACCGGCCTCGGCATTCTGCGCGATCCCGAGGTGCAGGTGTTCGATGGCATGCGCGAACTGGGCCAGCTGCCCGACGATGTGCGCGACTATCTGCTGACCCCCACCATCCTGGATGTGGTGAAGACCAACCGGCTGGCCACCGTGCACCGCCCCGTGCACATGGATTCCATCGCCGTGAAGCGGTTCGACGATGCCGGCACGGTGATCGGGGAGCGGCGCTTCGTCGGCCTGTTCACCTCGGTCGCCTATAACCAGTCGCCGACCAGCATTCCGCTGCTGCGCCTGAAGGTCGCCCGCATCCTGACGCGCGCCGGCTTCCCGCCAGCCAGCCATGACGGCAAGGCGATGGTCAATATCCTGGAGACCTTCCCGCGCGACGAGCTGTTCCAGATCAACGATGACGAGCTGTTCGAGATGGCGCTGGGCATCCTGCATCTGCAGGAACGCCAGCGCACCGCGCTGTTCGTCCGGCGTGACGCGTTCGAGCGCCACATCTCCTGCCTGGTCTATGTGCCGCGCGACAATTTCAACACCGACCTCAGGCTGAAGATCCAGGCGCTGCTGGAGAAAAGCTTCAACGGCACGCTCGCCGCCTTCTACACACAGCTTTCCGATTCCGTGCTGGCGCGGGTTCATTACATTATCAAAACGACCCGCGGCGAGATCCCGCCCTATGATGTGAAGGAGCTGGAGGCGCGCATCGTCGAGGCCGGGCGCTCCTGGACCGACCGGCTGTCCGAGGCGCTGATCGAGGCGAAGGGCGAAGAGCGCGGCATGGCGCTGTTCAAGACCTACGGGCGCGCCTTCCCGGTCAGCTACACGGAATATTTCAACGCCCAGTCCGCGCTGCTCGACATCGACCGGATCGAGGCGCTCAGCGCCAACCGCCCGCTCGTCATGAATCTCTACCGGCCCATCGGGGCGGCGGAACATGAGGTGCATTTCAAGGTCTACCGGATGGGCCAGCCGGTGCCGCTGTCCGACATCCTGCCGATGCTGGAGAATATGGGGCTGCGGGCCATCAGCGAGGTGCCGTTCGAGGTCGAGCCGGCCGGCCTCGGCGCCTCCGTCTGGGTGCATGATTTCAGCCTGCATGCTGCCGATGCAGGGCCCATCGACCTGGCCCGCGCCAAGCAGAAGTTCCAGGATGCCTTCGCCGCTGTCTGGGACGGCGAGACCGAGGATGATGCCTTCAACCGGTTGGTGCTGCGCGGGGGCTTGAGCGCGCGCGAGGCGGCGATCATCCGCGCCTATGCGAAATATCTGCGCCAGACCGGCTTTACCTTCAGCCAGGACTATATCGAGCAGACGCTGGCGAAATACGCCGACATCGCGCGGCTGGTGGTAGCGCTGTTCACCGCCCGGTTCGATCCGACAAACCGCAAGGACGCCGATGTCCGCGAGGGCGGTATCCTGGTCGAGATCGAACATGCGCTGGACGCGGTTTCCAGCCTGGACGAGGACCGCATCCTGCGGCGTTTCGTGAATCTGGTGCAGGCGACCCTGCGCACCAACGCCTTCCAGAAAGGCCCGGACGGGCGCCCCAAGCCCTATATCTCCTTCAAGCTGAACAGCCAGCGCATCGACGAGCTGCCGCTGCCCCGGCCGATGGTCGAGATCTGGGTCTATTCGCCGCGTGTCGAGGCGGTGCATCTGCGCGGTGGCAAGGTGGCGCGCGGCGGTATCCGCTGGTCCGACCGCAAGGAGGATTTCCGCACCGAGGTGCTGGGGCTGATGAAGGCGCAGATGGTGAAGAACGCCGTCATCGTGCCGGTCGGCTCCAAGGGCGGCTTCGTGGTGAAGCGTCCGCCCGCCGAGGGCGGCCGCGAGGCGCTGATGGAAGAGGTCATCGTCTGCTACAAGCTGTTCATGTGCGGCATGCTGGACATTACCGACAATGTGTCGGGCGCTGACATCGTGCCGCCGCCGGATGTGGTCCGGCATGACGAGGACGATCCCTACCTCGTCGTCGCCGCCGACAAGGGCACGGCCACCTTCTCCGACATCGCTAATTCGGTCTCCATCGACTATGGCTTCTGGCTGGGCGATGCCTTCGCCTCGGGTGGTTCCGCCGGCTATGACCACAAGAAGATGGGCATCACCGCGCGCGGCGCCTGGGAAGGGGTGAAACGGCATTTCCGCGAGCTGGGCCACGATATTCAGAGCGAGAATTTCACCGTGGCCGGCGTCGGCGACATGTCGGGGGACGTGTTCGGCAACGGCATGCTGCTGTCCCGGCATATAAGGCTGATCGCCGCCTTCAACCATCTGCACATCTTCATCGACCCGGACCCCGACCCGGCCACCAGCTTTGCCGAGCGCAAGCGGCTGTTCGACCTGCCGCGCTCCAGCTGGGCGGACTACGACACCAAGGTTCTGTCGAAGGGCGGAGCGGTGTTCGACCGCAAGGCGAAGTCGCTGAAGCTGTCGCCCGAGGCGCGCAAGGCGCTGGGCATCGCGGAGGAGACGCTGACCCCCACCGCGCTGATGACGGCGATCCTGAAGGCCGAGATCGATCTGCTGTGGTTCGGCGGCATCGGCAGCTATGTGAAGGCGCGCAGCGAAAGCCATGCCGATGCCGGCGACCGGGCCAATGACGCGATCCGCATCAACGGACACGCTATCCGCGCCCGGGTGGTGGGCGAGGGCGCCAATCTCGGCATGACGCAGCGCGGGCGCATCGAATATGCCCTGTCCGGCGGGCGGCTGAACACCGACTTCATCGACAATTCAGCCGGTGTCGATTGCTCCGACCATGAGGTCAATATCAAGGTGCTGCTGGGCGGCGTTGTGCAGGCCGGCGACATGACCGAAAAGCAGCGCAACAAGCTGCTGGAGCAGATGACCGACGATGTGGGCGAGCATGTGCTGCGGCACAATTATCTTCAGACCCAGGCCATCAGCATGGAGGAGGCACGCGGCGGCGAGTTGCTGGATTTGCATGCCAGGCTGATGCGGCATCTGGAGCGCGCCGGCAAGCTGGACCGGGCCATCGAATTCCTGCCCGACGACGACACCATCGCCGACCGCGCTTCCGCTAATGCCGGGCTGACCCGGCCGGAGCTGGCGATCCTGCTCTCCTACTCCAAGATCGCGCTGTACAACGACCTTCTGGCTTCCGACCTGCCAGACGATCCGCTGCTGGTCGAGGATCTGCAGCGCTATTTCCCGGAGCGGCTGCGCGTGCCTTTCAGGGACTATATCGCCGGGCACAGGCTGCGCCGGGAGATCGTCACCACCGTCACCACCAATTCCATGGTGAACCGGGTCGGCAGCGCCTTCGTCGATTCGATCCGCGAGAAGACCGGCCAGTCCGCCGTCGATATCGCGCGGGCCTATACGATCAGCCGCGAGGCGTTCAGCCTGCGCGACCGCTGGGCCGAGATCGAGGCGCTGGACGGCAAGGCCCCGGCGGATGTGCAGGTCGGGATGCTGCTGGAATATGGAAGGCTGGTCGAGCGGGCCACATTGTGGTTCCTGGCGAACGCCACCCGGCCGCTCGACATCTCCGCCGAGATCAGCCGTTTCGGACCGGGAATCGCCACGCTGTGCAAAGCGCTCGACACGGTGATACCGGAAGCCGATATGGGCAGTCTGAAACTGCGTAAGGCCGAATTGCAAAAGCACGGCGTCTCGGCGTCGCTGGCCTCCGAGATCGTCGCCATCGACTATCTGCTGAGCGCCCCGGATATCGTGAAGATCGCCGAAATGGCGGGCGGCAAGACCGACATTGTCGATGTCGCGCGCATCTATTTCGCCGTCGGCACCCGCTTTGGCCTCGACTGGCTGCGCAATGCCGCCGACGGGCTGACGCTGGACAATCACTGGCAGAAGATCGCCGTGGACAGCGCTGTCGGCGATCTCTACAGCCACCAGGCCCTGCTGACCCAGAGCGTGCTGGCCACCACCGGGAAAGCCGCTAAGGGCAAAGGAGAGGACAAGATCGAAAGCTGGGTCTCCGAAAACCGTGCAGCGGCGGACAAGGCCGCCCAGCTGCTGGCCGACTTCCGCAACACGCCGGGCGGCGTCGATCTCGCCATGCTGACAGTGGCGAACGCGCAGCTGCGCGCGCTGCTACCCGCCTGA
- a CDS encoding porin, whose translation MKQMLLGSTALVAVGVTMGAVAQPALASDPIKLSVNGYYNNVVTYSDQDGSGTDFKKVAFRHEGEVQFNGETKLDNGLTVGFLANLEIVNTGSTNGPTDEVFMYFEGGFGKVQLGSKETAAYLMHYQAPYVGIGINTPDFAPYENNGAPTSTYLVQTNDANKITYFTPQFSGFQLGFSYVPDTTNTDGNSQGFGVLPKGGIGEQEDWVSVAAAYTREIGAVELGLSAGYEFASLGGNDGAGTFDDFKGYSFGANVGFAGFTVGGSYAKFNNGLSGDNDSKAWDLGVIYETGPWGFGLTYFNGENEGSNAEAKLFDIAASYTVNDGIKLASGVILGDFDPAPASGADDKAFAVYFGTFLTF comes from the coding sequence ATGAAGCAAATGCTATTGGGCAGCACCGCGCTGGTCGCGGTGGGGGTGACGATGGGGGCAGTGGCTCAGCCGGCCCTGGCATCCGATCCGATCAAGCTGTCGGTGAACGGCTATTACAATAACGTGGTGACCTATTCCGACCAGGATGGCAGCGGGACCGACTTCAAGAAGGTCGCCTTCCGTCACGAGGGCGAGGTCCAGTTCAATGGCGAGACCAAGCTGGATAACGGCCTGACCGTCGGCTTCCTGGCCAATCTGGAAATCGTGAATACCGGTTCGACCAACGGTCCGACCGACGAAGTCTTCATGTATTTCGAGGGTGGCTTCGGCAAGGTGCAGCTCGGCTCCAAGGAGACGGCTGCCTATCTGATGCATTATCAGGCGCCCTATGTCGGCATCGGCATCAATACGCCTGACTTCGCACCCTACGAGAATAACGGCGCGCCGACCTCGACCTATCTGGTGCAGACCAACGACGCCAACAAGATCACCTACTTCACGCCGCAGTTCAGCGGCTTCCAGCTCGGCTTCTCCTATGTGCCGGACACCACCAACACCGACGGCAACTCCCAGGGCTTCGGCGTTCTGCCCAAGGGCGGGATCGGCGAGCAGGAGGACTGGGTCAGTGTTGCGGCCGCCTACACCCGCGAAATTGGCGCGGTGGAGCTTGGCCTGTCGGCGGGCTACGAGTTCGCCAGCTTGGGCGGAAACGATGGTGCTGGCACTTTCGACGACTTCAAGGGCTATTCCTTCGGCGCCAATGTCGGCTTTGCCGGCTTCACCGTCGGCGGCTCCTACGCCAAGTTCAACAATGGCCTGTCCGGCGACAATGACAGCAAGGCCTGGGATCTGGGCGTCATCTACGAAACCGGCCCCTGGGGCTTCGGCCTGACCTACTTCAACGGCGAGAATGAGGGCAGCAACGCCGAGGCGAAGCTGTTCGACATTGCCGCCTCCTACACCGTCAATGATGGCATCAAGCTCGCCAGCGGCGTGATCCTGGGCGATTTCGACCCCGCCCCGGCAAGCGGCGCCGACGACAAGGCCTTTGCCGTTTATTTCGGGACTTTCCTCACTTTCTGA
- a CDS encoding prolyl-tRNA synthetase associated domain-containing protein, with translation MTERSQDDRAQDDRPQNEQPLPTTADALLARLQAMGVTYVEHRHPPLFTVEDSKQLRGELPGGHCKNLFLKDRKGQYWLVVALEDRPIDLKTLDKKIGAARLSFGSADRLWEVLGVRPGAVTPFSLINDTARQVKLVLDKGMLAHDPLNYHPLVNDRTIAVSPEGLLAFLRQTGHDPMILDLQE, from the coding sequence ATGACCGAGCGATCTCAAGATGATAGGGCCCAGGATGACCGGCCCCAAAATGAGCAGCCCCTGCCGACGACCGCGGACGCGCTGCTGGCGCGGCTGCAGGCGATGGGTGTCACCTATGTCGAACACCGGCATCCGCCGCTCTTCACGGTGGAGGATTCCAAACAGCTGCGCGGCGAGCTGCCGGGCGGGCATTGCAAGAACCTGTTCCTGAAGGACAGGAAGGGCCAGTACTGGCTTGTCGTGGCGCTGGAGGACCGGCCGATCGACCTGAAGACGCTGGACAAGAAGATTGGCGCCGCGCGGCTGTCCTTCGGCAGCGCCGACCGGCTGTGGGAGGTGCTGGGCGTGCGTCCCGGCGCGGTGACGCCCTTCTCGCTCATCAACGATACGGCGCGTCAGGTCAAGCTGGTGCTCGACAAGGGCATGCTGGCGCACGATCCGCTCAACTATCATCCGCTGGTGAATGACCGGACCATCGCCGTCAGCCCGGAAGGGCTGCTGGCCTTCCTGCGCCAGACCGGCCACGATCCGATGATCCTGGATCTCCAGGAATAG
- the trxA gene encoding thioredoxin, giving the protein MDFLIGGGAKPASGGTNSPYIKDATTASFMADVVEASQQQPVIVDFWAPWCGPCRQLGPALEKAVAEAKGAVRMVKINVDENQEVAAQLRVQSIPTVYAFFQGRPVDAFQGALPESQVKEFVKRLAAVAGGAGGDEAEAVQAALDQAAELLATGDFQNAAALYSRILQHDPESLAAIAGLLRALIGAGQIEEAKALLADLPDEVTKSAEVESARQALELAEEAAAAAGELAQLQALLERNPADHDSRFKLAMAHYATGDKEAAAGALLEIIRRNRSWNEDAARTQLLKFFEAWGPKDEVTLSSRRALSSILFS; this is encoded by the coding sequence ATGGATTTTCTGATCGGCGGCGGCGCCAAGCCCGCATCCGGCGGCACGAACAGCCCCTACATCAAGGATGCCACGACGGCGAGCTTCATGGCCGATGTCGTCGAGGCCTCGCAGCAGCAGCCGGTGATCGTCGATTTCTGGGCGCCGTGGTGCGGCCCCTGCCGTCAGCTTGGCCCGGCGCTGGAGAAGGCGGTGGCGGAGGCCAAGGGCGCGGTGCGCATGGTTAAGATTAATGTGGACGAGAATCAGGAGGTTGCTGCGCAGCTGCGCGTGCAGTCGATCCCGACCGTCTATGCCTTCTTCCAGGGCCGTCCGGTCGATGCGTTTCAGGGCGCGCTGCCGGAAAGCCAGGTGAAGGAGTTCGTGAAGCGCCTTGCCGCTGTCGCCGGCGGGGCTGGCGGCGATGAGGCCGAGGCGGTGCAGGCGGCGCTCGATCAGGCGGCCGAGCTGCTGGCCACCGGCGATTTCCAGAACGCAGCAGCACTCTATTCGCGCATCCTGCAGCATGACCCCGAAAGCCTGGCGGCGATTGCCGGCCTGCTGCGCGCTCTGATCGGCGCCGGCCAGATCGAGGAGGCAAAAGCGCTGCTGGCCGATCTGCCGGACGAAGTGACAAAGAGCGCCGAAGTGGAAAGCGCACGGCAGGCGCTGGAGCTGGCCGAGGAAGCGGCTGCCGCCGCGGGCGAACTGGCCCAGCTGCAGGCGCTGCTGGAACGCAATCCGGCCGACCATGACAGCCGCTTCAAGCTGGCAATGGCGCACTATGCCACCGGCGACAAGGAGGCCGCCGCCGGGGCGCTGCTGGAGATCATCCGCCGTAACCGTTCCTGGAATGAGGACGCCGCGCGCACCCAGCTGCTGAAGTTTTTCGAGGCCTGGGGGCCGAAAGATGAGGTCACGCTCTCGTCGCGACGGGCCTTGTCCTCCATATTGTTTTCATGA
- a CDS encoding LON peptidase substrate-binding domain-containing protein codes for MSASVFDPSFDQLPQTLSVFPLPGVLLLPRGRLPLNIFEPRYLAMTRDALAGDRLIGMVQPKPGAEGQYGGDAGSAEIYPVGCAGRLTAFAETDDGRYLITLTGLCRFHVTQELQTIQGYRRVQVDWNGYEGDLEASDCCGLKRENFESALAHYFRLYGIQADWATIKEAPDERLITSLAMICPFAPTEKQALLEAPTLADRARVMQTLIEMAVAERGSGDTARH; via the coding sequence ATGAGTGCATCAGTATTCGACCCGAGCTTCGACCAACTGCCGCAGACCCTGTCGGTTTTCCCGCTGCCGGGCGTGCTGCTGCTGCCGCGCGGTCGCCTGCCGCTGAACATCTTCGAGCCACGCTATCTGGCGATGACCCGCGACGCGCTGGCGGGTGACCGGCTGATCGGTATGGTCCAGCCCAAGCCCGGCGCCGAAGGACAGTATGGTGGCGATGCCGGGTCGGCGGAAATCTACCCTGTCGGCTGCGCCGGGCGCCTGACGGCCTTCGCCGAGACCGACGATGGCCGCTATCTCATCACCCTGACCGGCCTGTGCCGGTTCCATGTGACGCAGGAATTGCAGACCATTCAGGGCTATCGCCGCGTGCAGGTCGACTGGAACGGCTATGAAGGCGATCTTGAGGCATCGGATTGTTGCGGCCTGAAGCGCGAGAATTTCGAATCGGCGCTGGCGCATTATTTCCGCCTCTATGGCATCCAGGCCGACTGGGCGACCATCAAGGAGGCGCCGGACGAGCGGCTGATCACGTCGCTGGCGATGATCTGCCCCTTCGCACCGACCGAGAAGCAGGCGCTGCTGGAAGCGCCGACACTGGCGGACCGGGCGCGGGTCATGCAGACTCTGATCGAGATGGCCGTCGCCGAGCGCGGCAGCGGCGACACCGCCCGGCATTGA
- a CDS encoding Trm112 family protein, which yields MTEQEAGQGKATGRDGATGSVDPKLLEILVCPLTKGPLRYDAERQELISDQARLAYPIRDGIPIMLVDEARQLDDSELKRR from the coding sequence GTGACGGAACAGGAAGCCGGCCAGGGCAAGGCCACAGGCCGAGACGGGGCCACAGGAAGCGTCGATCCGAAATTGCTGGAAATTCTGGTCTGCCCGCTGACCAAGGGACCGCTGCGCTATGACGCGGAACGGCAGGAACTGATCAGCGATCAGGCCCGGCTCGCCTATCCGATCCGCGATGGCATCCCGATCATGCTGGTCGATGAGGCACGGCAGCTCGATGACAGCGAGCTGAAGCGCCGATGA
- a CDS encoding gamma-butyrobetaine hydroxylase-like domain-containing protein: MSEEFDTPHWPVEVKLKKAEKLLEISYDNGRTFRLPAEYLRVESPSAEVQGHGAGQKKIVHGRAHVGIMGVEPVGNYAIRIKFDDLHDSGIFSWRYLYELGDRQEELWAKYLSELEERGLSREPKRRA, encoded by the coding sequence ATGAGCGAGGAATTCGACACGCCGCACTGGCCGGTCGAGGTCAAGCTGAAGAAGGCGGAGAAGCTGCTGGAAATCAGCTATGACAATGGCCGCACCTTTCGCCTGCCGGCGGAATATCTGCGCGTCGAGAGCCCCTCGGCCGAGGTCCAGGGCCATGGCGCGGGCCAGAAGAAGATCGTCCATGGCCGTGCCCATGTCGGCATCATGGGGGTCGAGCCGGTCGGCAATTACGCGATCCGTATCAAGTTCGACGATCTGCACGACAGCGGCATCTTTTCCTGGCGCTATCTGTACGAACTGGGCGACCGCCAGGAAGAACTCTGGGCGAAATACCTGTCAGAACTGGAGGAACGCGGCCTATCGCGCGAGCCGAAGCGCCGCGCCTGA